The segment GCAGGCTTTGTGTCCATGAGTCTGTTGTCTGTGCGTGTATATCAtcctttttttgtgtgttgctGTTGAACAATGGGATGCTGCCAACAATGGCAGGCGGTGCTTTGTGTGGGTCATGTGAAATAAAATAGTTATAGCTTATTATGAAGATACAAATAGAATACCGCAGGATCTCCTTGCGCGTGAAGAACGTGCAATCCTTGCCGAACAAATGGGAGGAGAAAGGCAATGAATGTAAGTTAGAATTACGGTCGTTCCCTTCAAAACAGTACATCTGATGGATTGCCCACCTGGTAGTCATCCAATTGCTGCTCGGTAAATGTCACAACTTTGTTGACCATCGCTCTTGTCCACGCCGATGCCGTTTGTGCAGACGTCGACGGCCAAACTGGTAAGTCCCGAGTGCAGAAACCGACTGACACTGGCCCATGGCGGGGGCCAGCGCCAACTTCCTCATAAAACCATAAGATTGCATAGCTCCGGTGGTCCCGCTCTGGACACATCCTGCGGCGCCTTTCCAGCTTATGGCGCCCGCATTCGCATGGAAATTAATTAAGGAGTGTTCACTGCGGGCAATTCCATTTTCGTACCCTGTTCTCGAAGCTCTTAAAGGGTATATTGTATTCCGAAAATGTATGTAACAGGCTTGCTGCACGATTCAAGACTACCAAATACTATCACAATCAGATCATTTATACGGACTACCATTGTCTGAATGCCAATAAGATGGATTACGCCATATTCAACTCATTCATTCATGTAAGCATTCAGCGACTGCAGGATACACCTTAATAACGGCTATCTAATAGTTGAACTCCTCGGCTATAGCGATGTTACTTAATTCCACATGTTCCCGTACAACCATCCTGGCACCGCCCTCATTCTCACCACTGTTAGTGCCAGTGGCAAGGCGCCGTGCCGTGTATCCTGTGGTTTGTTTGCCGCTGCTGCCTTTTTCGCTGAAAACCGTTGTTAGAGGTGCGGCCCCGGCACGGCCCAAGCCCAGATCCTGGCGAGAGCTTCGAAAGAGCACGGAAAGCAGCGTAAAAAAAGGACTAAATTGATGTAGCACGGCAAACTGCTCGACAGTCAATGCGTGCGGTTTTTAGTTGTGAGCAAActttattaattaatttaatgaTCGGCAGCACTTTTCAATTTCACATGTCTGCTCTATGAATTTATGAAAGTGACTATCGGGCTTCGGATCCAAATCCAGCACAGAGAGCTTCGTTAGAAAGAGATGACCCAGCAGGGAGACGAGCCACGGCTGCAGCAGTTCAGCTCTAAGGCTACGCGAGCTGCGGCAAAAGGATTGGGAATTGGATTACGATTACCAGAAACCGCTCCATTGTGCGGATGATACTTACTCCTGGTCAGCGCCACCATCCGACTCGCAGTCGATTTCCACTTCCTGGAACGTCAACATAATCGAGCAGTCCAAGGCCGTGGCTCCCAGCAAGTACGCCTGTTCCGGCTGGAGTTCATCGGTGCCCGGCAGGGCCAGCAGTCCTCTGAGCGCGTCATACGTGGGCCGCGAGTGCCGGGCGTAGTTGACTCGCCACATATAATCGAAGTGGTGCTGCAAATGCCAAGAAACGTTACCTTCCGCTAGGCCACTTGGCTGCCACTTGCTCCACGGGTCATTTAGCCGCCTTTTCGAGTCCACTTCAGTACCCCCTCCTGCCTGTCAAAAGGCAAAAGCCATGAGAAAAAGCCAACTGAGACTCTATGAAAATAAAGAAGAGTCGGGTAGACAGTCAGCGGCGACCGTACTGCGAGCGGGGGCTAGCTTACCTTTACCAGCAATTGCAAATTCAAAATTTTTTGCAACACACAATTTTTTGGTAAGCGAAATATTTCCGCTTTGTTGATTTGTTCTTCACGTTGATTCTCATTTTCATTCTGATTCTGGTTCTCATTACGACTTGTACTCGGAGTTGGCTGTGTTTCCGTATCCGTTTTTGTTTCCGTTTGAGTTGCCACTGCCAACACATTGCCGCACTGTTGTTGGCTTACTGCTCCTGCAGTTGTTTCCACTTCTATTCCTGCCAACATTAGCGGCGCCAATTCCAGCTACACCAGCTCCAGCTTTTGTCTCCATTTCCACAATTGAAACGCGACTCTGGCTTTGACTCTGGCTGCCACTGCGGTCCCGGTCGCAGCTATGCGCTGCACTCACCCCACCGCTGTATTCCCTGAGCAGGCAGGCTACCAGCAAATGTTTTATAAGCACCATAATTTCACTGGAGAATTTCAGAGATTttatggcgatggcgatggcaatGGCGATGGCGTTCGTGTTGGCGTTGCCAATGGTACAATTTTGTTTGTTAGAatttccattcccattcccattcccattttgTGTGGTCGTTGTCAACGTTGTGCCAAAAGGTGTTGAGACGACGCAGCCACAGAGAACGGCAGGAAGATAGAAGTTGGGGGAATAAGTGAGAAAAAGCTGGGAGGCTAGGCTAGTCGGGGGAATGAGAATGCAACCAGGAGTAGGGCAACGGCAATTTCGGCATTTGGCACTCGAGAATTTGTGTTTGGCTTTCTGCATTATTTTCTGAAGACTTTCCTTCTCTAGCTAGCTCTTGTTATGGAAATTAATGTCAACGGGCAGGGAATAAGCCAAAGAGACTGTAATTATTTGAAAAGataaaatatttttcaatGAATGATTGAAGTAGAACCAAGAATATATAAGAGTAAAATGAAGAAGATATGCTGCGtcgaaatgaatggaaatttGAAAGGATAATGCGAGGAAAGCCACCAAAGGAGACCTATTTTTGCAATTCGAGCAGACTTTTATGAGTGTTAAATGTGACCTTTGACTTCTCGGCGTATAGGAACACGTACATTTCTTCAGCCTGTCATGCGAGAGTTGTCATTCTCTCTGCCCATCAATTTCCCTTGGCATTCTCATCACTCAGGATGGGGCTTACTTACACGGGAATGACACGCGAGTGCAATTCATCGAAAGAAATCGAATTCGCATGATCGCCAAAAATTAATTTGCCGTCCTGAAACACACGTAAATTATTTTGCGGGCAGGCGAGAGGTGCATGCAGGGCATCAAGCATACGACTGGGTGCGCTAAAAAGAATATAGAGGAAAAACAATGAAAGCAGATCACAGCATGAAAAGCCGTTTATCCGCGTACGGTGCGAATCATAACTCTAAGGATTCAAGAGTAAGTCTTGTTAAAGCATATTTGTTTCGACTATAAGCAAGTAATTCatcaaatacatatgtacgtcaCGAATCGATCTCACACTTGAGTCAACATTTGCATTAATTCATGAATAGACGATTTTATTAGTTTGTTCATTTTGTTAGTTGATTTATGGACTATGAAGAGATATTGAATGGGAGTCTTGATTTATCTATGCGGTTATCCGAAATAaatcaaatcgaatatacTATGTAGTGTCCAACTATtcgaaaatcaaaagaaaaaggaaaaggtcGAACAAGTTAGGTACACTTTCTAGAAAGATACTTTTCATACCGCCCTCGCTAGCATAGctcgaagaaattggtggaatACAGGAGATCcagaagatcatccgattgcaCAGCTATGTTAAAGCTTAAAGCTCAGCTTAGGAATGCAATAGGTACAGGCGAATAGACTTTCTTCATGTGAAATCATTCCCCTGCATAGTTTCACTTACGGCACACGTATATATAGATTTTCGTGATAGCAATCGCAGAGTGAATGGTGAAGACACGTGGAGTTACATAACTTCCAATTTTTCGCTATTATTTAATCATCCACTGTTTATTTGGATTAATAAATCCGAAGAGTGGCGTTAGCTGAACTACCCGAGGGAAAAGTgcaaataaagtgaaattctCGAAAGAAGCAAAGGTACGTTAGTCCACCGTGGAAAGATAAGGTTCTGACACAGTTTTATTTAGGGATAGGAGTACTGGAAAATCTTAATACAGCCAAGCCGGCCAACCAATCTACGGTATCAACTACTAAAACAACAAAGCTGACCGTTTGGGAGTTAGTGCAGTGCACATCCACGGCGGCAAAGTAAAGGCTGAACCGTTGACGTTGGGCTAGCTCAATATCGGAAATCATTTACGGCTCGTGAAAGACCAACCACCATACACCACTGCTGGATGTCCGAACTTCAGTTTTAACCTGCCGATCTCAAAAAGCCGGAGGACATAATCGTCACCAACCTACGAAAATTTACAAAGGATTGAGCAATTAGGCTAGCCTAAACCACATTGCCTCAGAACCACTCTTGCTGTCAgcagatttttgttttattttgattcCCGTGTTTCTCAAGTTAAATTTCAAGTGCAAGTTCCCGTTTGCCTTTATCATTATCACATAAAAATCAATACGCTGCTGCTCTAAGAACCAGCTGTTTAGATCCACATATTCATATCTCGTTTATCATTGTGTTGATTAATGTAGTAACTAAATTGCTTCCTCCAATGAGTAAATTTGTAAAGTAACTGAAGATTTTGAAAACTGAGCAATATGAGTTTGGGATAATGTGtttctctttatatatatacatacatttaaACTGACCAACCTCTAAATTGCACAGCGTATAtaaatgaatccgtcaaagtcatcttgggcccaacgatacaCCGATGAGTTTCATCAATTACTGTGAGTACCACTAGTGGCTGAAACCACAATGCCTATACACCAATGCAGGCGTAAGTTTGTTAaggtagatatatatatactgatttgaaagaatatttccccctcaaatgctcaaataatttagttttttttttgctgatccaagaagaaggaagtttgtatatttttgtttcttttgtaAATGTAAGGAATCGGATTATATCTGTAATTTATGTAAAAAATATCAATACAATCTCTTATGGTTAGGGACatttaacataaaaataaaatgaattggTAATCATGAATATGTCTGCCTAAACTAAATATTGTCTCCGTCCGTCAAGTACTTATGCTTATCTCCCTCAAAATGCACTAGAAGATGTTGGATCTTTGAATTGGGACAACGCCCGAATGTAAACGCGTTTGTcatggttgggtgggtaaaGACTAGGGACATATATCACCGCTGTTCCCTCCATCAGACAGAACACGAACTACACTTTTTCTAAGCGTTTGTAAAGTAGTGATCCTAGGCTGGGGTCAGTCTCAGTCTGCCCAGGGTCACCTACAGTTTATTTGTAAGTTGCTGAGACGTTGAGACtggggggggggaggcgggTCGTTGGCGCAGGGATCGCCGAGCCGCCGTCAACGACGGGGCCTTCGGGAGAAattagggagggggggggggaaagcggCGTTGGGCCGGGCGGCGCGAAACTCACCCGAGACGCTGCACTCCCCGActtcagcagggtaaaacccctGTTGCCAAGGTCGAAGTGGGCCGCGGGTCCGGGGAGGTGAAGGAAAAGGATGAGGGGGGGGCGCCTCTGTCGAAACGCGTACCACTTCTCactccagcagggtaaaaccctgttgccagagtcagagcgggaGCGTAGTGACCGAGAACAGTCAGGAAaacgggtggggagggggtggagagatgaccgcagtcggtggtccgaccagagaaaataaatggaaGCCAACGCGTTCTTAATTCTATGATCGAAGTTTTATTGGATTGGTTCCCCTCGCACtccctcctactcctactactaccttggccagcggccagctcacccgcggatccggcgcctgtgttcccgcagctcctccatgctcttctctcctctctggcgcgcggccgttcaacacttttttttttctcttcacttcgATGTCCGCGACGTTCCGTCTTCGCTCACTTCCCAGAATCGACTCCTTCTCTCGCTACGGTCGCTCGACGTTCTCGCCACGCCTCGCGCTTGTTTTCGGGCCAACGGGACTTTTCCGAAAGAGCTCCGCTCTGCTGCCGGCTGAGCATGGCTCCCTCTCCTCGCCGTCTTCTTTGCGGTTGTTCCGTGTGAGCTGgccgtttggcgggatttcggCTATGCAAAACATAACTAGCTTATTTACTACTATAGCATATGGTTGTGAGTAAtccaattattaatattattattattattcttgttaCTATGTGAGGGTCCCAGTATGGGTCCTCACACCCTCTCCTTACTTCGGGGGCCCGTGAGCGAATAGTCACTTTGCTCGTCTTGCTGATGTGGACCTGGAAGAAGGTGTTGTCCGCCTCTGCCAAGAATCGGACATCTTTACGCCGCGGGTTGACGAGTTGTGCCAGGAGCCGGGCTTTCAGGGTGTCTGGCAGCCGGCCGTCGGGCGTACGTACTCTCCAATCCGCCTCCCCAGTCACCCAACGAACGGCTGGGTTGGGGGTCGACGTTTCTGGTATCTCCGGACGGCCGCCCTCGGGATGTAGGATGGCGTCCAGATCGCAGGCGTCCGGTAGCTCTGCGTCTTCGGTGGCGATGTCttcgggacgcaggatggcgtcaaagttgctgacggccggtagtcctgcatcttcggtggcgatgtcttcgggacgcaggatggcgtcAAAGTTGCTGACGGCCGGTAGTCCTGCATCTTCGGGGGCGATGTCCAACCCGTCTATCCGTTCGAGAAGGTTGAGCGTATCAAGGGCCCCGAAGAGTGCCGGAAGCGGTGGCTCTTCCCAGCGGAGCACCTCTTTTTCGAACTCCGTCGGCTCGAATTGCTGGCGGTATCCGCGTGCGGTGGCACCTGGCAGCCCGTCAGGGATAGTGATGGCCTCTGCCCCCTCGTCGGGGCTCGGACCCGGAGCGGTGTAGTCGGCTGCTTCTCCTACGGTGGCGTGTCCAGGGCCCTGCGCGTGGTCTTCGGCGACCTGGTCGGGGTTGACCTGGCTGGGGCCCTGAGCATGGGTGAACGTGGCTCTGGCGGCGTTGCCAGGGCTTGGGTCCCTGTACGTCTGGGCCACGTCTCCTGTAATATTGACGTGATCGGGGTCTGAATCGTGCCCCTCGATGATCTGGTCGATGCGGGGCCAGCTTACGACGTCGCCGCATAAATTTTCCCAGCTGAGGACCTCTGGGTGGACTTGGAATTCTCGTGGAGTGGGGCGAAGAATCAGTTCCTCGATGATCTCCCAGTCGACTGGGGGCTCCGGCCTGGCTTTTGTCGTAGTTCTCCGACGGCGGGGGTCTCTCGCATTCGATGAGCTGTGAATAGGCATGGACTTGTTGACTACAGGCAAGAAATACTTTGATACTCTATGAGTGCGGCGGAGCGGTTATAGACTTAATGAGAATCTCCAAAATGTCGGCCTTGGTTGGTCCCTTCGGTACAATCACGGTTGCGGTTTGCCCTTGAAGGAACAGCCACGCCCGCTTCGTTTGGTGCGTCGTTCTTCGAAGGATGTCCGGGTCCCGgaagcggatgtgtccaggagaagcggccacgcacgcctcgttcggtgcgtcgttcctcgcaggatatccgggttcctgaAGCGGATGGGTCCAGGAGAagcagccacgcacgcctcgttcggtgcgtcgttcctcgcaggacatccgggttcctgaagcggatgtgtccaggaggagcagccacgcacgcctcgttcggtgcgtcgttcctcgcaagatatccgggttcccgaagcggatgtgtccaggaggagcagccacgcacgcctcgttcggtgcgtcgttcctcgcaagatatccgggttcctgaTTGGTTTCGTCTCTGTGTATCCGGGGTGTCAGCATCGTCGTGGCGGTTTGAGTAGATCTGCGTTGTAATCAAGATTGTTGTATATTGGTTCGGTCAGGGTCGTCTTCACTGTCCGTCCTGATCTGGTCGGTCTTTTCGTCATCTTCGTCGATGGTCGGGTAGAACGCCTTCAGGTCGTTCAAACTGGCTGATCGCTGCTTACGTCCGTTTAGAACCTGTAATCGGACGAGATTCGGAGAGAGAAACTTGGTCACCCGGTATGGTCCCTCGAATTTCGTGGCCAACTTGGAGGCGAAGCCTTCGGCTGCTTTGGACAGAGTGTGGCGACGTAACATCACTTGGGATCCAATAGCCGGTTTCCATTCCCTAcggcggaggttgtaatgtcGTTTTTGCTCTTCTGATGCTTTGTCGCAGTTTGTTTTTGCGATTTCGAACACCTCTCTCATCTGTCGTGCCCTGGTCTCCGGGTCGGCGATGCTAGTTCCCGTTCCTGGCGTAACCTCGTCGTACAAGGCGCCTGGCAGTCTTGGCTCGCGACCTTGGATCAAAAACGCGGGGCTGAATCGCGTCGAATCGGACACGCTTGAGTTGATCGCGAGCGTGATTTCTGGCAAGAGCTCGTCCCAAGTGTTCTGTTTTCCGTCGATGTATTGCGCCACCATCGTTTTAATTGTTCTGTTCGCGCGTTCTGTTGGATTTTGTTGGGGAGTGTACGGGGCAGTATGCTGAAGTTCCATCCCTAGCCTTTTGCAGAATCCTTTGAACGATCGGCTGGTAAACTGTGCCCCATTGTCGCAAACGAAGGTACGAGGGGTACCAAAGCGGCTTAGGATTCTTTCTCGGAATGATCTTTCCAGGTGTGGCGTAGTTGCCTTGCGTAGAGGCaccagttcgacccacttACTAAATGCGTCGAAGAAAACCAGGAGGACGGTGTTTCCATGTTTGGAGCGGGGCAACGGCCCAACAAAGTCGGCGCATAACACGCTGAAGGGTTCGTCAACTTGTCTGGTGAACATTTTCCCCGCCGGTTTGAACTGGCTCACCTTGTATTTTTGGCACACTACGCATTGGCGAACGTATCTGGCGACTTCTCGGAACAGGCCTGGCCAGTAGTACTTTTGGGCGACTCGTGTGCTTGTTTTTCGGATTCCTAGATGTCCGGCCGTCGGGTGGTCATGGCATTCTTTTAGTACGCGTCGTCTATGTTCTGCAGCGACGCAGAGTTTCCATGGGGTGGAGTCTTCTTCTTCGGGCACGGTGTGCAGGCGCCGATACAGTTGTCCACTCTCGCTTCGGTAGTCTTCATATTTGcccggctgctgcctgattcTCGCCAACATTTTCCTGATCCACTTGCACTGTGACTCCTCCTCCAGAGCTTGATGTAGTAACTCCAATGGTTGGCGGGAAAGTGCATCTGCTACCACGTTCTGCTTCCCTCGGCGATAGCGAATATCGAATTGATATTGCTGCAGCTCCAAAGCCCAACGTGCTATCCGTCCAGTGGGGTTGTCGATCGAGTTGATCCATTTGAGGGCGAGATGGTCCGTGATCACGTCAAATCGGTATCCTTCCAAGTAACAGCGCAGCTTGCGGATTGACCACACTATTGCCAAGCATTCCTTCTCAGTAACGGAGTAGTTCTCCTCGGCTTTGGACAAGCGTCGACTCGCGTAGGCTATTACTCGTTCCTCGTCCCTTATCTTTTGTGTAAGGACGGCTCCTAATCCTTGTTCGCTAGCGTCGGTTTGCAATGAGAATTTTTCAGAAAAATCAGGGCAGGCGAGGACCGGCGCTTCGGTTAACCTGATCTTCAACTCCTCGAAGGCTTTCTCCTGTTCTTCCGACCATTTCCATTGCCGATCTTTCCTTAACAACGCCGTCATGGGTTCTACTATTTCGGAAAAGTTGGGTACAAACCGCCGGTACCAGGAGGCCATACCGATGCATCGGCGAAGTTCCTTGACACCTGCCGGAGGTTTCAGGTTGCGCACTGCGGCGATCTTGTCAGGATCCGTGTGTATGCCGTTCCCGCTGATGACGTGTCCTAAATACTTCAGTCTGCGTTTGAAGAAGCTGCATTTGTCCTTGTTGAGTCGAAGATTAGCCTTGCGCAGCCGCTGTAGAACTGTCCCAAGATGCCGCATGTGGTCCTCCACGGTGTGCCCGATGACGATAATGTCATCAAGATAGGCGAATGCGTGTGGTTCCATGTCGGGGCCAATCACGCTATCCAGTGCTCGCTGGAAGGTCGCGCCGGCGGAGTGAAGGCCAAAAGGCATCACTTTCCAGTGAAACAACCCGCGGCCCGGCACGGTGAACGCCGTGCACTCGCGGCTGGTTGGGGCAAGCGGAATTTGCCAGTAGCCGCTCTTCAGGTCCAGGGTCGATATGTACCTGGCATCTCTCAGCTGTTCCAATATGTGGTGAATCCTGGGGAGGGGATACGCGTCGGGGATTGATCGCGCGTTCAACTGTCGGAAGTCTATGCACATCCTGATGTCACCTGTTTTCTTGCCCACGAGGACAATTGGGGCGCTATGTGGACTCTTCGAAGGTTCAATCTGCCCTTCCTTAAGCAGTTCGTCGACCTGTTTATTAATGACGGCTTGCATAGCGGGGTTTTTTGGATAATAACGTTGTTTTATAGGCTTGTTGTCGCGCATCACGATGGTGTGTTCTGCAATGGGGGACACTCCGCTGAGGCCGTCGAATTGTTTCAGTTCCTGTTGCAACCATTCGGTGATCCGGGGTTCCAGGGGTTCGTCGTCTTCGGGCTCGAATCCAGGGCCAAAACGTCGGGCAATTGGGATATACTCACGGTGGCCACTGTTGCTCCCTGTGTCCGTTCCCTGGTGCGCCTACGGCGGGGCCCGTTGTCGCCGATGCCGGGCTCGAATCGCACTCGTTTCTTGGATCGCTGCTGTACCTCGTGTACCCGGAAGGGGTTTTTCAGCATGGCTCTGTGGTCGAGGCCGGGGAGCGCCGATGTCCATCCGGGTTGGTATCCTGCCGGGGTCGAGACCTCGCCCGAATTCCTAGAATTCCTTGAAGAAACGGCCACGCACGTCTCGTTTGGTACGTCGTCCCTCGCAAATTTTCCCCACCTCACCATCATGGATCCCAGGGGATCGGCCACGCGCTCCTCGTTCGGCACGTCGTTCCTCGTCGGTTCTTGATGCTGGGCGACCCGGTCTCGGCTGAGATTCGTAGGTTGATCCAGGCGGGCTGGGGATCCTATGTCTTGAGTCCTGGTATCATGGCTGTGTTTAAATTGCAGGCGCAAGGGGACTCCTCCACACTGCAGGGTCGCGTCTATTCCGCATAGGAAATCCATCCCGAGGAGGACGTCGTCCAGCACGTCTTTCATTACTAGCACCGGCATCTTTACTTGTTGATCTCCTAGTCGTATGTCTGCCATCAGCGCCTGAGTCAATTCCCGGAGGGACCCATCCGCCAATCTGATCGTCGTTCGCACCATCGCTATACTCTGTCCGTTGTCCAGCTCCAGGGCTTTGCGTTCGCTAACGAAGCTCCGTGTGGCGCCTGTGTCCAGAGTAGCGAGTAGGTCCTCTCCTTCCATGGTTACTTGCGCGCGAATTCGTCCTCTCTCCAGCCGCAGGGTTCCCTTTACTGCCTCGGGGTGGGATTGGCGGTCTTCGCCCGGTCCCCTGCCGAGTGAAGCGCCTGTCCGTTTCCCGACGAATTCCTGCGACAGCATTCGATGGTGCGTAGCCCGCGACGGCCGCAGTCCCAGCAGTACAAGACTTGGGGCTGTTTACACTCCCTGGAAAAGTGTCCGGACCCGCCGCAGTTCCTACAAGCATGCTGCACGTCGATTATGGGGTCGGCGTCTTGGAGGATGGTTCCATTCCTGACATCCGGCTGCTGCGAGTCCGTCGACCAATCCCTCACCTGGGTTCTATCGTGCCGGAGATCCTGTGTCCTCGCGGCCGCGTGATTCCTTGGTCCTCGTTGACCAGCCGTTGGCCCTAAAGTTTCCCGCGGATGGGTGTCTCGTGCTTGGTTCGCGTAGCCCGTGAGCTCCGACGGTCCCTTGTTACGCGTCACCTCGAAGTTCACAACCGGTTGCGTTAATTCGGAGAGAGAATCAAAATCTTTTCGTCTCGTAAACAACTGGTATTCCGGGAGCATGTTATCGTATATCCTTTCCAATTCCTGAGCCTCGGTGTATCCCGCGCGCTGCATCATTAGTCGAATGTCCACGAGGTACGTTTTAAACGCTTCTTTTGGTCGTTGAAAATGGGTTCGGATCTCGTCTTCTAGCCGTTGAAAGTACCGGGGAGGCAAAAAAAACTCTGAAAACTCTTTGCGAAAGGTCTCCCATGGTTCTCCACTAAGGCGGCTCGTTCGAAACCAACTCTCGGCCCGACCGGTCAACAACACGAGGATTCCTTGTGATAAGTGGCGTAGATCTATCTTATAAGTGGCTGCCCTCTCTTGCACGTGCTCCAGGAAACTTAACGGATCGCCGGACCCATCAAACACGATTCCCCAGCGGACCATTTTCTCGGTGATCGCAGCGTTAAAATGCTCTTCGTTCCAGGTGGACCCCTTCGTTGGTGGGTCCTTGCTACCGTGCAGGTTTCTCTGCGCGGCACCGACGTCGATGCCATGGAGTAGGCTCTCTGCCGGCACAGCGGATCCCGACGCCACGATACTACGGCTACTGGCGGGTACGACATCATACGCAGCCGGGGGATGGGGTTGTAGGTTAAGAGGCGCGAGTGTAGAAGGGCGGGGAGAAAGTGGTTTAACCTCTGGAGTCACGGCGACTCCGTACTGGGCCTCCAATTCCTCCAACCGAGAACGCGCCGTACTTGGTAAAtcggccgagtttgcgaaggtCGCGAGTCGACGTCTCAACTCTTCGACAGTTCCAGCGCTGTCTAACCCAAGCTCCGCGGTAATCATCTCCAACTCGTTCTTGCGCCTGaccgaaatccacttgacTCCCTTGTTGAGTTGGTCCGGGTCACTGTTGCTGCACGTGGTCTACGATCAAATGTCTGGATCGTCGCCCGAGGAGTCGAAAAACGTA is part of the Drosophila miranda strain MSH22 chromosome Y unlocalized genomic scaffold, D.miranda_PacBio2.1 Contig_Y1_pilon, whole genome shotgun sequence genome and harbors:
- the LOC117190015 gene encoding uncharacterized protein LOC117190015, with amino-acid sequence MWRVNYARHSRPTYDALRGLLALPGTDELQPEQAYLLGATALDCSIMLTFQEVEIDCESDGGADQDSRSLRAELLQPWLVSLLGHLFLTKLSVLDLDPKPDSHFHKFIEQTCEIEKCCRSLN